One genomic segment of Catalinimonas alkaloidigena includes these proteins:
- a CDS encoding helix-turn-helix domain-containing protein, translating into MLFIGLLQSIFSAIVFLLRKPRHSSNFVLSFWFLIFSLFFLGLLLPEGLTTYTKVGFVPFFMLSGPVFYFYVRSLIYIHSQFQWVDLVHLIPFVLVSILRVIYLPESMSPKQYADSAFSAYHLIAVLLFGASFLAYWVATLVLLFRHNKNILNFFSTRSGKRTLSWVSSIMLIALLSHVLFLAAPFLLPYFTSIANMSFWLHQFNMAMLSYTLLVFGLMQPVIYAPELRSAESEADDLLNEKYYRSGLSKAVMQRYAQSITEYLEKEKPYTNPEYSLQSMIRDVNISQQNLSQTINEALGKNFYQLINEYRVREFKNLLQDPKSKNFTLLGLAYEAGFNSKSSFNRIFKETTGQTPSQYQQTLNR; encoded by the coding sequence ATGTTATTCATCGGACTGCTACAATCTATATTTAGCGCAATAGTTTTTTTACTGAGAAAGCCCAGGCATTCTTCCAATTTTGTATTGTCATTCTGGTTCCTGATTTTCTCCTTGTTCTTTCTGGGACTATTGCTTCCTGAAGGGCTTACCACTTATACCAAGGTAGGCTTCGTGCCTTTCTTCATGCTAAGCGGTCCGGTTTTTTACTTCTATGTCCGTAGCCTCATCTACATTCATTCTCAGTTCCAATGGGTAGACTTAGTCCACCTGATACCCTTTGTGCTGGTAAGCATTCTCAGGGTGATTTACCTACCCGAGTCCATGAGCCCCAAGCAATATGCCGACAGCGCTTTTAGCGCCTACCATCTGATCGCAGTACTTCTCTTTGGGGCTTCTTTCTTAGCGTACTGGGTGGCTACCCTGGTGCTACTTTTCAGGCATAACAAAAATATTCTTAACTTTTTTTCTACGCGTTCAGGAAAGCGTACCCTAAGCTGGGTGTCCTCTATCATGCTGATTGCCTTACTTAGCCATGTGCTTTTCCTTGCTGCTCCTTTCCTGCTCCCTTATTTCACTTCTATCGCCAATATGAGTTTTTGGCTACATCAGTTTAACATGGCCATGCTAAGCTATACATTGCTGGTATTTGGCCTGATGCAGCCTGTCATCTATGCGCCCGAACTGCGATCTGCAGAATCTGAAGCAGATGATTTGCTCAACGAAAAGTATTATCGCTCCGGTCTCAGCAAAGCGGTGATGCAGCGATACGCGCAAAGTATCACTGAATATCTGGAAAAAGAAAAGCCCTATACCAATCCTGAGTACAGCTTACAAAGTATGATCAGAGATGTGAACATCTCCCAGCAGAATCTTTCGCAAACCATCAACGAGGCTTTAGGCAAGAACTTTTATCAGCTTATCAATGAGTACCGCGTACGGGAGTTTAAGAATTTGCTACAAGACCCCAAATCAAAAAATTTCACATTATTAGGTCTAGCCTACGAAGCGGGCTTCAATTCAAAATCTTCATTCAACCGAATTTTTAAGGAAACCACCGGACAAACGCCTTCCCAGTACCAGCAGACTTTGAATCGCTGA
- a CDS encoding APC family permease, with protein MELKREIRRWDLVLLLINNIIGAGIFGLPSKIFALSGIYSVLALFVCGFIIFVLVLCFAEVASRFDKTGGPYLYTLNAFGKWPAFIIGWLILITRLATYAALLNLLVTYLSYFYPLFTESNTYRFGIIILATALLTLVNYLGVKNSTQLNNTLGVIKLVPLAIFIGTGLFFIDPAMVIAEQPLPSLSDFSSSIFVLVFAFTGFEATLVNTGEVRKPEKSIPFALITAITFIAIFYGLIQIVSIGTLPGLAASDKPLTDAAQIFMGPAGAVFISIGAIISISGTLNAVMLVGSRVPYALSVERQFPKFFAHLHPKFRTPTFSLLVFSLVSLFASLSGSFIYAVSISVISKILILLAVCAALIRLRLREKGATTFYQLPFGYFFASVGILACIWLLASANLEEFRDVLITTLVGIVLYGMYRFAAGRRKKV; from the coding sequence TTGGAGCTAAAACGAGAAATCAGAAGGTGGGACCTGGTACTGCTGCTGATCAATAACATCATAGGTGCGGGCATATTTGGACTACCCTCCAAAATATTTGCTTTGTCAGGTATCTACAGTGTGCTCGCGCTCTTTGTATGTGGGTTTATCATCTTCGTTTTGGTGCTCTGTTTTGCTGAAGTCGCCAGCCGATTTGATAAGACCGGAGGGCCTTACCTCTACACGCTTAATGCATTTGGCAAGTGGCCAGCCTTTATCATTGGCTGGTTGATTCTGATCACCCGTCTGGCTACCTATGCCGCACTGCTCAATCTGCTGGTCACTTACCTAAGCTATTTTTATCCGCTCTTTACAGAAAGTAATACATACAGGTTTGGTATTATTATCCTGGCGACCGCACTGCTCACCCTGGTCAATTACCTGGGGGTGAAGAATTCAACGCAACTGAATAACACTTTAGGAGTCATCAAACTGGTCCCCCTCGCCATTTTTATAGGGACAGGTTTGTTCTTTATTGATCCGGCGATGGTTATCGCTGAGCAGCCTTTGCCCAGCCTTTCCGATTTTTCATCTTCGATTTTTGTTCTGGTCTTTGCCTTTACCGGTTTTGAAGCTACGCTGGTAAATACGGGAGAGGTAAGAAAGCCTGAAAAAAGTATTCCCTTTGCCCTGATCACCGCCATTACTTTCATAGCGATCTTCTATGGTCTGATACAAATTGTAAGCATTGGTACGCTGCCCGGGCTGGCTGCTTCTGATAAGCCCCTTACCGATGCGGCACAGATATTTATGGGGCCGGCAGGGGCTGTCTTTATCAGCATAGGTGCAATCATCTCCATTAGCGGTACCTTAAATGCGGTAATGCTGGTAGGCTCTCGGGTGCCTTATGCTTTAAGCGTAGAGCGCCAGTTTCCTAAGTTTTTTGCACACCTACATCCTAAGTTTCGTACCCCTACTTTTTCTCTGCTGGTATTCTCATTGGTCTCACTTTTTGCTTCCCTGAGTGGCTCATTTATCTATGCCGTTTCTATCAGTGTGATCAGCAAAATCCTGATCCTGCTGGCAGTCTGTGCAGCATTAATCCGGCTAAGGTTGAGAGAGAAGGGGGCTACCACATTTTACCAACTACCATTTGGTTATTTCTTTGCTAGTGTCGGTATCCTTGCCTGTATCTGGTTGCTGGCCAGCGCCAATTTAGAAGAGTTCAGAGATGTACTTATCACCACGCTTGTCGGAATAGTATTGTATGGTATGTATCGTTTTGCTGCAGGCAGAAGAAAAAAAGTTTAA
- a CDS encoding DinB family protein has translation MENSSIQQKETASNVVITPEALLEQWQGHRRLTRRVIEAFPEKELFNFSVGGMRPFAALAMEMIGIAGPGMRGIVSRKWENIDVLMEEAEKNAPQTKEGLLQRWDETTEEINRLWPQIPANRFQEVDKAFGQYEGPIYWNFFYFVDNEIHHRGQGYVYLRALGITPPFFWER, from the coding sequence ATGGAAAACAGCAGCATTCAACAAAAGGAAACCGCATCAAATGTAGTCATCACCCCCGAAGCTTTGCTGGAGCAGTGGCAGGGGCATCGTCGCCTTACCCGTAGGGTGATTGAGGCTTTTCCTGAAAAAGAACTTTTCAACTTTTCAGTAGGGGGTATGCGCCCATTTGCGGCATTGGCTATGGAAATGATTGGCATAGCTGGTCCCGGCATGCGAGGAATCGTAAGTCGTAAATGGGAAAATATAGATGTTCTGATGGAAGAAGCCGAAAAAAATGCCCCTCAGACTAAAGAAGGTTTACTTCAACGCTGGGACGAGACTACTGAGGAGATCAATAGATTATGGCCACAAATTCCTGCAAACCGGTTTCAGGAAGTGGATAAAGCTTTCGGGCAGTACGAAGGGCCCATCTACTGGAACTTCTTTTACTTTGTTGACAATGAAATTCACCATCGGGGACAGGGCTATGTATACCTGCGTGCCCTGGGCATTACCCCTCCCTTTTTCTGGGAGCGTTAG
- a CDS encoding sterol desaturase family protein produces the protein MLIRRLYDFRGAPVIALSVLALFVLERKFPLRKRKMPQVPRLLTNVQLVSLASLSLRLALVLAVVHAARFSQKKNFGLLSWLPLPPVLSNVLSFMLLDYSNYGWHWLNHRSRFMWRFHQVHTMPIWIWMYLPDCVST, from the coding sequence ATGCTTATTCGCAGACTGTATGATTTCAGGGGTGCTCCCGTGATAGCCCTGAGCGTCCTTGCGCTCTTTGTGCTGGAGAGAAAGTTTCCTTTGAGAAAAAGAAAGATGCCTCAGGTTCCCCGCCTGCTGACCAATGTCCAACTGGTTTCTCTTGCTTCCCTCAGCCTCCGGCTGGCTTTAGTACTGGCCGTTGTACATGCAGCCAGATTCTCCCAAAAGAAGAATTTTGGTTTACTCAGTTGGCTTCCCCTCCCTCCTGTATTGTCTAATGTACTCAGCTTTATGCTGCTGGATTATAGCAACTATGGCTGGCATTGGCTGAACCATCGTTCCCGCTTTATGTGGCGTTTCCATCAGGTACACACCATGCCGATCTGGATATGGATGTATTTACCGGACTGCGTTTCCACATAG
- a CDS encoding sterol desaturase family protein gives MDVFTGLRFHIGEMLISVFYRVTCAALIGLSRVIVTPRMHGTYHSIVRQETDNNYCIVLTFWNQLHRTFRIDIPQEAINIGVPYVRKHLEAGELMKMPWEKAGKWELSEGTVPQKVPVSLPTDDIKDL, from the coding sequence ATGGATGTATTTACCGGACTGCGTTTCCACATAGGAGAGATGCTGATTTCAGTCTTTTACAGAGTTACCTGTGCAGCATTGATCGGGCTGAGCAGAGTAATTGTCACGCCTCGCATGCATGGTACATATCACTCCATCGTCAGGCAGGAAACCGACAATAATTACTGCATTGTCCTGACCTTCTGGAATCAATTGCACCGCACTTTTAGGATAGATATACCGCAGGAGGCCATTAATATCGGTGTGCCTTATGTGAGAAAGCATCTGGAGGCAGGCGAACTGATGAAGATGCCCTGGGAAAAAGCCGGTAAGTGGGAACTTTCCGAGGGTACCGTACCGCAAAAAGTTCCAGTAAGTCTCCCCACAGATGATATAAAGGATCTGTGA
- a CDS encoding DUF4097 family beta strand repeat-containing protein, translated as MMKKQFLLSLLLCTIISFGYAQEFTQALKANQPVKILLNRSDIKVEGYEGNDVKISAMDYEAPPERAKGLRPLYNSAVDNTSTGLSVTEEGGTLLIREASNQDGEYIIQIPQNAKLSISQQNWNGQDIEVENMKNEVEIKSNSADVRLLNVDGPVIAKSTSGNIEVVFNTLNQAMASKISAISSDVEISLPANSPANFKLKSISGEIYTDFDMDFKQDSEGNNMRRLGGGHTIEASTNGGGAELGIETISSNIYIRKAQ; from the coding sequence ATGATGAAAAAACAGTTTTTACTGAGCCTCCTGCTTTGTACCATTATCAGTTTTGGCTATGCCCAGGAGTTTACCCAGGCACTGAAAGCTAACCAGCCGGTAAAAATCCTCCTGAACCGCAGCGATATCAAGGTAGAAGGCTACGAGGGTAATGACGTGAAAATCTCTGCCATGGACTACGAAGCTCCGCCGGAAAGAGCCAAAGGCCTGCGGCCGCTCTACAACAGTGCTGTGGACAATACCAGTACCGGATTATCGGTCACCGAAGAAGGAGGCACATTACTCATCAGAGAAGCTTCCAACCAGGATGGAGAGTACATCATCCAAATCCCTCAGAACGCAAAGCTTAGCATCTCGCAGCAAAACTGGAACGGACAGGATATAGAGGTGGAGAATATGAAGAACGAAGTGGAGATCAAGAGTAATTCTGCCGACGTACGTCTGCTCAATGTGGATGGGCCGGTGATCGCCAAAAGTACCAGCGGAAATATTGAAGTTGTTTTTAACACCTTAAACCAGGCGATGGCCAGTAAAATTTCAGCGATAAGCAGCGACGTAGAAATTTCATTGCCCGCCAACAGCCCGGCTAATTTCAAGCTGAAGTCTATCAGCGGAGAAATATATACGGATTTTGATATGGACTTCAAACAGGACAGTGAAGGAAATAATATGCGCAGACTGGGAGGCGGGCATACCATTGAAGCCAGTACCAATGGTGGAGGCGCCGAGCTGGGCATAGAAACCATCAGCAGCAATATTTACATCCGAAAAGCCCAATAG
- a CDS encoding dihydrofolate reductase family protein encodes MDRQLILYIAMSLDGYIAKDDDNIDFLFIVEWPGEDYGYAAFQQQVDTLIWGRKTYDKMLSFGIEFPHKDKRCIVLSRTKKGSDENVEFFSGDLKALITELKQEEGKNIYCDGGGELVYALLKDALIDKMIISIIPHLLGSGVRLFKDGRPEQHLKFTHSATYPSGLVQLWYEKHDKQDEASAAPKQERA; translated from the coding sequence ATGGACAGACAACTCATTCTCTACATCGCCATGAGCCTGGACGGCTATATCGCTAAGGACGATGACAATATTGACTTTCTTTTCATAGTAGAATGGCCGGGCGAAGATTATGGCTATGCAGCCTTTCAGCAGCAAGTAGATACGCTGATCTGGGGAAGAAAGACGTATGACAAAATGTTATCCTTCGGTATTGAGTTTCCGCATAAAGACAAAAGATGCATTGTATTGTCCAGAACAAAAAAGGGCAGCGATGAAAATGTAGAATTTTTCAGTGGCGATTTGAAAGCTCTGATTACCGAACTCAAGCAGGAGGAGGGAAAAAATATTTATTGTGATGGAGGAGGGGAACTTGTATATGCCTTACTGAAAGATGCATTGATTGACAAAATGATCATTTCCATCATTCCTCACCTGCTAGGCAGTGGAGTAAGGCTTTTTAAAGATGGTAGGCCCGAACAGCATTTAAAATTCACCCATAGCGCTACCTATCCTTCAGGCCTGGTACAGCTCTGGTATGAAAAACATGATAAGCAAGATGAGGCTTCTGCTGCTCCAAAACAAGAGCGTGCGTAG
- a CDS encoding cupin domain-containing protein, producing MKRKQFLSMLAAAPWLASRKMKPLPNRESKGFVVKAGVGRIHGHIQLKGVNGNILDVKISGKDTDGDMAIFEQTSISPKRGTPLHIHPFQDEVFYVVEGAYYFQVGDDKYHLSKGDSIFLPRNVPHAWTQMSERGKMTVIFQPAGKMESFFVTMASLEKEPTPEEIAAIFAANEMEVVGPTLKID from the coding sequence ATGAAAAGAAAACAATTCCTCAGCATGCTTGCTGCCGCTCCCTGGCTGGCGAGCAGAAAAATGAAGCCCTTGCCTAACAGAGAAAGTAAGGGTTTTGTAGTGAAAGCAGGTGTAGGTCGTATTCACGGGCATATACAACTGAAAGGGGTTAACGGCAATATTCTGGATGTAAAAATTTCTGGGAAGGATACGGACGGAGACATGGCTATCTTTGAACAAACGAGTATATCACCTAAAAGAGGAACGCCCTTACACATACATCCTTTTCAGGATGAGGTTTTTTATGTGGTGGAAGGAGCGTATTATTTTCAGGTAGGAGATGATAAGTATCACCTTTCAAAAGGGGATAGCATTTTCCTCCCCAGAAATGTACCTCATGCCTGGACGCAAATGAGTGAAAGAGGAAAAATGACAGTGATTTTTCAACCGGCAGGAAAAATGGAAAGTTTTTTTGTGACGATGGCTTCTCTGGAAAAAGAGCCTACCCCTGAAGAAATCGCAGCAATATTTGCAGCAAATGAAATGGAAGTTGTCGGTCCAACGCTGAAGATAGATTAG
- a CDS encoding M20/M25/M40 family metallo-hydrolase, giving the protein MDKDSKDFLVKYLNNASPTGFESSGQQLWLDYMKPYMDSYFTDVYGTAVGVINPKAKYKVVIEAHADEISWFVNYITDEGNIYVSRNGGSDHQIAPSKRVNIHTKKGIVKGVFGWPAIHVRDRNKEEAPSMKNIFIDCGCNSKDEVLEKGIHVGTVITFEDEFMELNDRYYVGRALDNRIGGFMIAQVAKQLKKKKKKLPFGLYVVNAVQEEVGLKGAQMIAQRIKPDAAIITDVCHHTASPMYDKIVSGDLKAGEGPVLTYGPAVQNNLLNMIIDVAEKQKIPFQRASASRATGTDTDAFAYSNEGVASALISLPLKYMHTTVEMAHQDDVENVIQLMYEFLLQLKDKHDFRYIK; this is encoded by the coding sequence ATGGATAAAGACAGTAAAGATTTTTTAGTAAAGTACTTGAATAATGCTTCTCCCACCGGTTTTGAGTCTTCCGGCCAGCAACTCTGGCTGGATTATATGAAGCCCTACATGGATAGCTATTTCACCGATGTGTATGGCACCGCCGTAGGGGTCATTAATCCCAAAGCAAAGTATAAGGTAGTCATTGAGGCACATGCCGATGAGATCAGTTGGTTTGTCAATTATATCACGGATGAAGGTAATATTTACGTCAGTCGCAATGGAGGTTCTGATCACCAGATCGCCCCTTCCAAAAGAGTGAATATCCACACCAAAAAAGGCATTGTGAAAGGTGTATTTGGCTGGCCGGCTATTCACGTGCGCGACAGAAACAAGGAAGAAGCCCCCAGCATGAAAAATATCTTCATTGACTGTGGCTGCAATTCAAAGGATGAGGTGCTGGAAAAAGGAATTCATGTAGGCACGGTCATCACTTTTGAAGATGAGTTCATGGAACTGAACGATCGCTATTACGTGGGTAGGGCTTTGGACAACCGTATTGGAGGTTTTATGATCGCCCAGGTAGCCAAGCAGCTCAAAAAGAAGAAGAAGAAATTACCATTTGGCCTGTATGTGGTCAATGCTGTTCAGGAAGAAGTGGGGCTGAAAGGCGCTCAGATGATTGCCCAGCGGATCAAGCCGGACGCCGCCATTATCACGGATGTATGTCACCATACCGCTTCGCCTATGTATGATAAGATTGTAAGCGGAGACCTGAAGGCAGGTGAGGGGCCGGTACTCACTTACGGACCGGCAGTGCAGAATAATCTGCTGAACATGATTATTGATGTAGCCGAAAAGCAAAAGATCCCTTTTCAGCGGGCCTCTGCTTCACGGGCTACGGGCACCGATACCGATGCATTCGCCTACTCTAACGAGGGAGTAGCTTCCGCACTGATTTCCCTGCCGCTGAAGTACATGCACACTACGGTGGAGATGGCCCATCAGGATGACGTAGAAAATGTGATACAACTGATGTATGAATTTTTGCTACAGCTCAAAGACAAGCATGACTTCAGATATATCAAATAA
- a CDS encoding BNR repeat-containing protein, producing the protein MLFSRKLAFLALSYGCTFMLLSCNTPSTTADTAPATKQIDSLYIDDVWSGHPVGFALLTDPPHQFAAYYDSNRVMTIAQRKLGEKNWKKKKLPETIGWDSHNYISMELDSKGHLHVSGNMHVDSLVYFQATETYDVNSLERKEQLIGNLESRATYPKFFSSPDGDLIFTYRDGGSGNGNQIYNRYNPETQAWSRLLDEPLMDGKGERNAYLHGPVPGPDDYYHLIWVWRETPDAETNHDISYARSKDLVHWEQSDGTPQPLPITLENCEIIDPVPVEQGMINGNTKIGFDQNDQLVVTYHKFGPEGNTQVYNARREEEDWKIYQATDWDFRWDFGGRGSLGKRLGIFPVVVEQGQLTQQYWIDTLGLQKFMLDEESLATVKELPVDKGYPEDLEEVRSAFSGMEVNLLTDQTDDGDTYTLRWETLTRNRDRPREGALPPPSPLMLYHVSEGENKSF; encoded by the coding sequence ATGCTTTTTTCTAGAAAACTGGCTTTCCTGGCTTTATCTTATGGATGCACGTTTATGCTGCTATCCTGCAACACACCTAGCACTACCGCAGACACGGCTCCAGCAACAAAGCAGATTGACTCACTATACATTGATGATGTATGGTCAGGACATCCGGTAGGCTTCGCCCTGCTCACCGATCCACCGCATCAGTTTGCAGCCTATTATGATAGCAATCGGGTGATGACGATAGCACAACGCAAACTGGGAGAAAAGAACTGGAAGAAGAAAAAGCTACCCGAAACCATAGGTTGGGATTCACACAATTACATCTCCATGGAGCTGGACAGCAAAGGGCACTTGCATGTATCCGGTAATATGCATGTGGATAGCCTGGTCTATTTCCAGGCCACTGAGACCTATGATGTAAATAGTCTTGAACGCAAGGAACAACTCATTGGAAATCTGGAAAGCCGGGCTACTTATCCCAAATTCTTCTCTTCACCCGATGGCGACCTTATCTTTACCTACCGGGATGGCGGGAGTGGCAATGGCAATCAAATTTACAACCGCTACAACCCTGAGACGCAAGCATGGAGCCGCCTGCTAGATGAACCCCTCATGGACGGAAAAGGGGAAAGGAATGCCTACCTGCACGGTCCTGTACCCGGCCCGGATGATTACTATCACCTGATCTGGGTATGGCGGGAGACGCCCGATGCCGAAACCAATCATGACATCTCCTATGCCAGGAGCAAAGACCTGGTCCATTGGGAGCAAAGTGATGGTACACCTCAGCCTCTACCCATTACCCTGGAAAACTGCGAAATCATTGATCCGGTACCAGTTGAGCAAGGCATGATCAACGGCAATACCAAGATTGGCTTTGACCAGAACGACCAGTTGGTAGTCACCTATCATAAATTTGGGCCTGAAGGCAACACACAGGTTTATAATGCAAGACGAGAAGAGGAAGACTGGAAAATCTATCAGGCTACCGACTGGGACTTCCGCTGGGATTTTGGGGGGAGAGGTTCTCTCGGCAAAAGGCTGGGTATTTTTCCTGTTGTCGTAGAACAAGGACAGCTTACCCAGCAGTACTGGATAGACACTTTAGGGCTACAGAAATTCATGCTGGATGAAGAAAGCCTCGCTACAGTAAAAGAACTGCCGGTAGACAAAGGCTATCCTGAAGATCTGGAAGAAGTACGCTCTGCTTTTTCGGGGATGGAAGTCAACCTGCTTACTGACCAAACCGATGATGGAGATACTTACACGCTCCGCTGGGAGACTTTAACCCGTAACCGTGACCGTCCTCGCGAAGGAGCCTTACCACCTCCCAGTCCGCTGATGCTTTATCATGTTTCTGAAGGTGAAAACAAGTCTTTTTGA
- the fdhA gene encoding formaldehyde dehydrogenase, glutathione-independent → MADNRGVAYIEPGKVEIQNIDFPKLALGKRKCDHGVILKIVSTNICGSDQHMVRGRTTAPAGLVLGHEITGEIIEVGRDVEFLKKGDIVSVPFNIACGRCRNCKEGKTGICLNVNPARPGAAYGYVDMGGWVGGQAEYVMVPYADFNLLRFPDKEQAMEKIRDLTLLSDIFPTGYHGAVTAGVGPGSTVYVAGAGPVGLACAASCHLLGAAVVIVGDMIPERLAQAKSFGCETIDLRKEATLEDQIAQILGVNEVDSAVDCVGFEAKGHGHHAHEEQPATVLNAAMQVTRAGGAIGIPGLYVTGDPGAATEAAKEGNLNIRIGLGWAKSHTFHTGQCPVMRYHRQLMQAILYDKVQIAKAVNVQTITLDDAPKGYQDFDKGAATKFVIDPHGMLA, encoded by the coding sequence ATGGCAGACAACAGAGGAGTAGCGTACATTGAGCCCGGCAAGGTGGAAATTCAGAACATTGACTTTCCTAAACTGGCCCTGGGCAAACGGAAATGCGACCACGGAGTCATTCTAAAAATCGTTTCTACTAACATTTGCGGCAGCGACCAGCATATGGTAAGGGGACGTACTACGGCTCCGGCAGGACTAGTACTCGGACATGAGATTACTGGTGAAATCATTGAAGTTGGAAGGGATGTGGAGTTTCTTAAGAAAGGAGACATCGTTTCTGTTCCCTTTAACATTGCCTGTGGCCGTTGCAGAAACTGTAAAGAAGGGAAAACGGGTATTTGCCTGAATGTCAACCCTGCAAGGCCAGGTGCCGCCTACGGCTATGTAGACATGGGAGGCTGGGTAGGTGGTCAGGCAGAATATGTGATGGTCCCTTATGCAGACTTTAACCTTCTCAGGTTTCCTGACAAGGAGCAGGCGATGGAAAAGATACGTGACCTCACGCTCTTATCAGATATATTCCCTACCGGTTATCATGGTGCCGTAACCGCCGGGGTAGGGCCAGGGTCTACCGTCTATGTAGCAGGAGCCGGACCCGTAGGGCTGGCCTGTGCTGCCTCATGCCACCTCCTTGGCGCAGCGGTAGTGATTGTAGGAGATATGATTCCTGAGCGGTTAGCGCAGGCGAAAAGCTTCGGTTGTGAAACGATTGACCTGAGAAAAGAAGCCACACTGGAAGACCAGATTGCCCAGATTCTAGGTGTCAACGAGGTAGACTCAGCGGTAGATTGTGTAGGCTTTGAAGCTAAAGGGCACGGCCACCATGCACATGAGGAACAGCCGGCTACTGTACTCAATGCTGCCATGCAGGTAACCCGTGCGGGAGGGGCTATTGGTATCCCCGGTTTGTACGTCACTGGTGATCCCGGAGCTGCCACAGAAGCAGCCAAGGAAGGTAATCTAAATATCAGAATTGGGCTGGGCTGGGCAAAATCCCACACTTTCCATACCGGTCAGTGCCCTGTAATGCGTTACCACCGACAGTTGATGCAGGCTATCCTCTACGATAAGGTACAGATCGCGAAAGCGGTCAATGTACAGACCATTACCCTGGATGACGCACCAAAAGGTTACCAGGACTTTGATAAAGGAGCCGCGACCAAGTTCGTCATTGATCCGCACGGAATGTTAGCGTAA